The following are encoded in a window of Aromatoleum petrolei genomic DNA:
- a CDS encoding c(7)-type cytochrome triheme domain-containing protein, with the protein MTRRIPTLLLTALVASLFGSAPAIAQDKGKAAATPAAAPVAAPAAAAPTTDVNRFNRLLKPANQRNLPPAQDGIHDPTSEGTAALMPPLSAFETLPRSNAGNRVNWVKALEDRAINPRWDRVDTTAAPVVMDLNIVREVKGSMPDVVYPHKQHTEWLDCSNCHPAIFIPQKGANQISMAAILLGQKCGVCHGKVAFPVSECRLCHSKKKDGPIARTGQ; encoded by the coding sequence ATGACCCGCCGTATTCCAACCCTGCTCCTGACCGCGCTCGTAGCCTCCCTGTTCGGCTCCGCACCCGCAATTGCCCAGGACAAAGGCAAGGCCGCAGCAACTCCGGCCGCAGCTCCGGTTGCCGCACCGGCCGCAGCCGCGCCGACCACCGATGTCAACCGCTTCAACCGCCTGCTCAAACCGGCCAACCAGCGCAACCTGCCTCCGGCGCAGGACGGCATCCACGATCCCACCAGCGAGGGCACCGCTGCGCTCATGCCGCCCTTGTCCGCTTTCGAAACGCTTCCCCGCAGCAACGCCGGCAACCGCGTCAATTGGGTCAAGGCGCTCGAAGATCGCGCGATCAACCCGCGCTGGGACCGCGTGGATACGACCGCAGCGCCCGTCGTGATGGACCTGAACATTGTGCGCGAGGTCAAGGGGTCGATGCCCGACGTCGTCTATCCTCACAAGCAACACACGGAGTGGCTTGACTGCTCGAACTGCCACCCGGCAATCTTCATCCCGCAGAAGGGCGCCAACCAGATCAGCATGGCCGCCATCCTTCTGGGCCAGAAGTGTGGCGTATGCCACGGCAAGGTTGCATTCCCGGTCTCCGAGTGTCGTCTGTGCCACTCGAAAAAGAAGGACGGCCCGATCGCCCGTACGGGTCAGTAA
- a CDS encoding c(7)-type cytochrome triheme domain-containing protein, with amino-acid sequence MKQVPWVTRVRRGLTALLFAVVAITLWTPSDSRAEYGDIVINNYADAAGMRPAIFPHWFHRIRFRCKVCHADLGFQFKAGGNEITMLKIIDGQFCGACHNGEVAWSVENCDLCHSGKPNTPTQVHESTIQKLAIPVGQGGSKK; translated from the coding sequence ATGAAGCAGGTCCCGTGGGTAACAAGAGTCCGTCGTGGGCTCACTGCGCTGCTGTTTGCCGTAGTGGCCATCACACTATGGACTCCGTCCGACAGCCGCGCCGAGTACGGCGATATCGTCATCAACAACTATGCCGACGCGGCCGGCATGCGACCTGCGATCTTCCCGCACTGGTTCCACCGAATCCGCTTTCGCTGCAAGGTCTGTCATGCCGACCTCGGCTTCCAGTTCAAGGCTGGCGGCAACGAGATCACGATGCTGAAGATCATCGACGGCCAGTTCTGCGGCGCTTGCCACAACGGCGAAGTCGCGTGGTCGGTCGAGAACTGCGACCTGTGCCATTCCGGAAAACCCAATACCCCCACGCAAGTGCACGAAAGCACCATCCAGAAACTGGCAATTCCCGTCGGGCAAGGAGGTAGCAAGAAATGA
- a CDS encoding tetratricopeptide repeat protein, whose product MALAPRNPTSDAATLKEVQARFEQGVAMLHMRQYEYALTAFHQVLALAPKIPEAHVNMGFALIGLEQWKHARDFFESAIELRRDQINAYYGLALTLEELGDRPGAMGAMQTYLHRAPADDPFRARAESAMWEWRSAASVSASAKGSRSTELPGR is encoded by the coding sequence TTGGCGCTCGCGCCGCGCAACCCGACAAGCGATGCGGCAACCCTGAAGGAAGTCCAGGCACGCTTCGAGCAGGGCGTGGCGATGCTCCACATGCGCCAGTACGAGTACGCGCTCACCGCCTTTCACCAAGTCCTGGCGCTCGCACCCAAGATTCCAGAAGCACACGTGAACATGGGCTTCGCATTGATCGGACTTGAACAGTGGAAGCACGCACGCGATTTCTTCGAATCGGCAATCGAGCTTCGCCGCGACCAGATCAATGCATATTACGGGCTCGCCTTGACGCTCGAAGAACTGGGTGACCGACCCGGAGCCATGGGGGCAATGCAGACATATCTGCACCGAGCCCCCGCCGACGACCCATTCCGCGCGCGCGCCGAGTCGGCAATGTGGGAGTGGCGTTCCGCGGCAAGCGTTTCCGCAAGCGCGAAGGGAAGCCGCTCAACCGAACTCCCAGGGCGCTGA
- the ccsA gene encoding cytochrome c biogenesis protein CcsA encodes MEQELQILWAAVTAYVLAGVVAVVGVVLGKRPERSVLVFMLAGLALQSTSIALRWERLGHGPFITMFEILCSNVWSLMTAYTLAYWRIPRIRATAAVVMPLMFIMLGWLMVAHPGEGHYPPTYNTPWLYIHIGLGKVFLGAVLVAVGLSCVILMRHAGLGRQRLAQLPNSAQLDELAFRCMAIGLIFHTLMLIAGAIWAQDAWGRYWAWDPLETWAFITWLTVAFTIHARLAYRLSPPVHAGLVLAVFVTAFLTFFGVPFISATPHQGAV; translated from the coding sequence ATGGAACAAGAACTGCAGATCCTGTGGGCCGCAGTAACGGCCTATGTGCTCGCCGGCGTCGTCGCCGTCGTTGGCGTCGTTCTGGGCAAACGACCTGAACGTTCGGTGCTGGTGTTCATGCTTGCCGGACTTGCGCTTCAGTCGACATCAATCGCACTGCGGTGGGAACGCCTTGGTCACGGCCCCTTCATCACGATGTTCGAGATCCTGTGCTCGAATGTGTGGAGCCTGATGACCGCCTACACCCTTGCCTACTGGCGCATCCCCCGCATTCGTGCCACGGCCGCAGTCGTGATGCCGCTGATGTTCATCATGCTAGGCTGGTTGATGGTTGCTCACCCCGGAGAGGGGCACTACCCTCCCACTTACAACACGCCTTGGCTGTATATCCATATTGGACTCGGCAAAGTCTTCCTCGGCGCCGTGCTGGTGGCAGTTGGGCTGTCGTGCGTGATCCTCATGCGCCACGCGGGACTCGGACGGCAACGTCTGGCACAGCTTCCGAACAGCGCTCAACTCGACGAGCTTGCGTTCCGCTGCATGGCAATCGGGCTCATTTTCCACACCCTGATGCTTATTGCCGGTGCAATCTGGGCTCAGGACGCGTGGGGCCGCTATTGGGCATGGGATCCGCTCGAAACTTGGGCCTTCATCACCTGGCTAACGGTCGCGTTCACCATTCACGCCCGGCTCGCCTATCGGCTCTCGCCCCCGGTACACGCAGGCCTGGTTCTCGCCGTGTTTGTCACCGCATTTCTGACGTTCTTTGGCGTACCCTTCATCTCCGCCACCCCGCACCAGGGAGCAGTGTGA
- a CDS encoding cytochrome c biogenesis protein ResB, with protein MVCTVKEDKGTQRNAEQAWADHTKAQKGHSTVASALRSLASLRLTLILIALLGFGIAFAYLWEGARTWPLVIPLILLSLNLLAAVLTNVVFRRQTALLVFHLALVALLLLVAAGRLTYLNGYVGVTEGVPFDGVLSESEHGPMHAGEFSRIRFVNRGFRIDYAPGLQRGATLNEVAWVGPDGRWHESRIGDQEPLILSGYRFYTTFNKGFAPTFRWRSAEGTELRGSVQLPPYPLKEYSQAAEWAPPGSGLSIWVMLDIDEILLDPAQHTSFRLPERYKLVVRIGRDRHEMRPGELLQTSEGVLQFEGLRSWMGYRVFYDWTLPWLLSACAVAVLSLSTHFWKKFAARPWDA; from the coding sequence ATGGTCTGCACTGTTAAGGAGGACAAGGGAACGCAACGCAACGCCGAACAGGCTTGGGCCGACCACACGAAAGCGCAGAAAGGACATTCGACGGTCGCGAGCGCGCTGCGCTCGCTCGCTTCGTTACGGCTGACCCTGATATTGATCGCGCTCCTCGGATTCGGGATTGCGTTTGCCTACCTGTGGGAAGGCGCCCGCACCTGGCCGTTGGTCATCCCACTTATATTGCTCTCGCTCAATTTGCTGGCGGCAGTGCTGACCAATGTCGTGTTCCGGCGTCAAACCGCATTGCTGGTCTTCCATCTGGCTCTCGTGGCCCTGCTGCTTCTCGTTGCCGCAGGCCGGCTGACCTACCTGAACGGCTACGTCGGAGTCACCGAAGGCGTACCGTTCGACGGTGTGCTCTCCGAGTCTGAGCACGGGCCGATGCACGCAGGGGAGTTCTCGCGCATACGTTTCGTGAATCGTGGCTTTCGCATCGATTATGCACCGGGCCTCCAACGCGGCGCGACACTCAATGAAGTGGCGTGGGTTGGTCCGGACGGCCGCTGGCATGAATCACGGATCGGCGATCAGGAACCTCTGATCTTGTCGGGATATCGCTTCTACACGACGTTCAATAAGGGCTTCGCACCGACATTTCGGTGGCGCAGCGCTGAGGGGACCGAACTGCGTGGCTCGGTGCAGCTCCCGCCCTATCCTCTCAAGGAATACAGCCAGGCTGCCGAATGGGCCCCTCCCGGCAGCGGGCTGTCGATCTGGGTGATGCTCGACATCGACGAAATACTCCTCGACCCAGCCCAGCACACCAGCTTTCGCCTGCCCGAGCGATACAAGCTTGTTGTCCGAATTGGCCGCGACCGCCACGAAATGAGGCCGGGAGAATTGCTGCAGACCAGCGAAGGCGTACTTCAATTCGAAGGGCTGCGAAGTTGGATGGGGTACCGAGTGTTCTACGACTGGACTTTGCCTTGGCTTCTTTCGGCCTGCGCAGTGGCGGTGTTGAGTCTGTCGACACATTTTTGGAAGAAGTTCGCGGCCAGGCCGTGGGACGCTTGA
- a CDS encoding 6-bladed beta-propeller, protein MKNFASSVLSWLTVALALTLAGCATQSAPARLHYGLLDAPEGKRLMWPAEPEVPRYQFAGQLTGEENFVREDDSKGIVRFLAWVVGLFDEEKPNVLQRPQAVIADGSERIFVTDVSRAAVLVFDKPAGELKIWEYAVGLRRFVAPIGVALADGGGIWVADAELQLVAHLDAQGNPLPPIGAGVLQRPTGVARDAATGLLYVADTYAHDIKVFGADGRLERIIGERGEAPGEFNFPTHLALGQGKLYVTDTMNSRVQIIPLEGDGKPQVIGKRGLYYGNLVRPKGVGVDSENNIYVVESYYDNLLIFNEAGEFLMPIGGVGQGTGNFYLPAGVWVDSFNRVFVADTFNGRVTIFQYLGGAKADAE, encoded by the coding sequence TTGAAGAATTTCGCGTCGTCCGTCCTCTCGTGGCTGACGGTCGCCCTCGCCCTCACGCTGGCGGGATGCGCAACCCAGTCTGCCCCGGCGCGCCTGCATTACGGCCTGCTCGATGCTCCGGAAGGCAAGCGGCTCATGTGGCCGGCCGAACCGGAAGTGCCCCGGTACCAATTCGCAGGCCAGCTTACCGGCGAGGAAAATTTTGTCCGCGAAGACGACTCGAAAGGGATTGTACGTTTCCTCGCCTGGGTCGTCGGGCTTTTCGACGAGGAAAAGCCGAACGTGCTGCAGCGGCCACAGGCTGTGATTGCAGATGGAAGCGAGCGAATCTTTGTCACCGACGTCAGCCGTGCCGCCGTCCTCGTCTTCGACAAGCCCGCCGGCGAACTCAAAATATGGGAGTATGCCGTAGGCTTGCGTCGATTCGTCGCCCCGATTGGCGTCGCGCTCGCCGACGGCGGCGGAATCTGGGTTGCCGATGCAGAACTTCAGCTCGTCGCACATCTCGATGCGCAGGGAAATCCGCTGCCGCCCATCGGTGCAGGCGTGTTGCAGCGCCCCACGGGAGTCGCCCGCGACGCGGCCACCGGTCTGCTCTACGTGGCTGACACCTACGCACACGACATCAAGGTTTTCGGCGCCGATGGGCGACTGGAAAGGATCATCGGCGAGCGTGGCGAGGCTCCAGGCGAATTCAACTTCCCTACACACCTCGCACTTGGGCAGGGCAAGCTTTACGTGACAGACACGATGAACAGCCGCGTGCAGATCATTCCGCTCGAGGGTGACGGAAAGCCGCAAGTCATCGGCAAGCGCGGTCTTTACTACGGCAATCTCGTTCGACCGAAGGGCGTCGGCGTCGACAGCGAGAACAATATCTATGTCGTCGAGTCATATTACGACAATTTGCTGATCTTCAATGAAGCGGGGGAGTTTCTGATGCCGATTGGCGGTGTCGGCCAGGGAACGGGTAATTTCTACCTTCCAGCCGGGGTTTGGGTCGACTCCTTCAACCGCGTCTTCGTTGCAGATACGTTCAATGGCCGCGTGACGATCTTCCAGTACCTGGGCGGAGCAAAGGCCGACGCCGAATGA
- a CDS encoding c(7)-type cytochrome triheme domain-containing protein: MSTRYLPPWHICAVSLCISSFFAAPPATAEYADVVINRAAESAGMRPVIFPHWFHRIRFRCKVCHAELGFKMRAGANQIKMTDIIDGRFCGACHDGETAWSVENCDLCHSGKAGLPPGIFGGHETLGPGRW; this comes from the coding sequence ATGAGCACGCGATACCTGCCGCCATGGCACATCTGCGCCGTTTCGCTGTGCATTTCGTCTTTTTTTGCAGCACCACCCGCGACAGCAGAGTATGCTGACGTCGTTATCAATCGAGCAGCCGAATCTGCCGGCATGCGACCGGTGATCTTTCCTCACTGGTTCCACCGCATACGGTTTCGCTGCAAGGTATGTCACGCAGAACTCGGCTTCAAGATGCGAGCAGGCGCGAATCAGATCAAGATGACCGACATCATCGACGGCCGCTTCTGTGGCGCATGCCATGACGGCGAAACCGCATGGTCGGTCGAGAACTGTGACTTGTGTCATTCCGGGAAGGCAGGCCTGCCACCCGGCATTTTCGGCGGGCACGAAACACTCGGCCCCGGACGTTGGTGA
- a CDS encoding c(7)-type cytochrome triheme domain-containing protein, whose amino-acid sequence MLQQPADALSPLAPDNAGNQVRWVRALRDGQINPRSSLRHPLNGEKYDKDVLLNLNGGMPVVRFPHSVHNEWLDCTNCHDHLFKKQRGATKISMFLILQGEQCGVCHGAVAFPLTECARCHSVKRSDALAELEREAAAKPSPTPPFEPAPTPSTRPSAGKTEGKAR is encoded by the coding sequence GTGCTGCAGCAGCCTGCTGACGCGCTGTCGCCCCTCGCGCCGGACAACGCGGGCAACCAGGTGCGCTGGGTCCGCGCCTTACGGGACGGCCAGATCAACCCGAGATCGAGCCTGCGTCATCCGCTGAACGGCGAAAAATACGACAAGGATGTGCTGCTGAACCTCAACGGGGGCATGCCGGTCGTCCGCTTTCCGCACAGCGTGCATAACGAGTGGCTGGACTGCACGAACTGCCACGACCATCTTTTCAAAAAGCAGCGGGGCGCGACGAAAATCAGCATGTTTCTGATCCTGCAAGGCGAGCAATGCGGCGTCTGCCACGGGGCGGTGGCGTTTCCCCTGACCGAATGCGCCCGCTGCCACAGCGTCAAGCGCTCCGACGCTCTGGCCGAACTCGAACGCGAAGCCGCCGCGAAGCCTAGCCCCACTCCGCCCTTCGAGCCCGCGCCCACGCCGAGCACACGCCCTTCCGCAGGCAAGACCGAGGGCAAGGCCCGATGA
- a CDS encoding peptidylprolyl isomerase, which produces MKMIVRAVSGTIAAALLAVGAQAADAPKPDAAKPAATVPKPADPHASPPYLAVVNGKVISSSDFDAATREAIRQKFYHGTPPEGEVEQLVRDVANDMIERRLLAEEIKRREMKPDAKAVDEKIAAYEKRYASSARWQQERAQILPALRERLEEDDMLAALEAKTRNVPQPPQDKVLAYYKKHPEKFTEPEKMRISLLLLTVDPSAPTSAWEAAETEAGALQLKLTEGGADFAQLAKEHSRHESAETGGDLGYMHRGMLPEGIQEKIDGMKPGDLSPPTRVLQGIALFRYEALQPPKHHDFETVKSRAGDLLKRDLSDEAWRNLNEQLRKKAKIELNTARYPALAKKGPVATK; this is translated from the coding sequence ATGAAAATGATCGTTCGAGCAGTTTCCGGCACTATCGCCGCCGCACTCCTTGCCGTCGGCGCCCAAGCGGCCGACGCCCCCAAGCCCGACGCCGCCAAGCCCGCTGCGACGGTGCCAAAGCCCGCCGATCCGCACGCCTCGCCCCCGTATCTGGCGGTCGTCAATGGCAAGGTGATCAGTTCCTCCGATTTCGATGCCGCGACCCGGGAAGCGATCCGCCAGAAGTTTTACCACGGCACCCCGCCTGAAGGTGAAGTCGAGCAGCTTGTCCGCGACGTCGCCAATGACATGATCGAGCGCCGACTCCTGGCCGAGGAGATCAAACGCCGTGAAATGAAGCCCGACGCGAAAGCCGTGGACGAGAAAATAGCCGCATACGAAAAGCGCTATGCGTCCAGCGCTCGTTGGCAACAGGAGCGGGCACAGATTCTGCCGGCACTGCGAGAACGTCTTGAAGAAGACGATATGCTCGCTGCCCTGGAAGCGAAGACGCGGAACGTCCCGCAACCTCCCCAGGACAAGGTTCTCGCCTATTACAAGAAACATCCCGAGAAGTTCACCGAACCCGAGAAGATGCGGATATCGCTGCTTCTGCTGACCGTCGACCCATCGGCCCCCACTTCGGCCTGGGAGGCCGCCGAGACCGAAGCGGGCGCCCTGCAACTCAAGCTCACGGAAGGCGGGGCCGATTTCGCGCAGCTGGCGAAAGAGCATTCGCGACATGAATCGGCCGAAACCGGCGGGGACCTTGGCTACATGCATCGCGGCATGTTGCCCGAGGGCATCCAGGAAAAGATCGACGGCATGAAGCCCGGCGACCTCTCCCCGCCAACCCGAGTCCTTCAGGGAATCGCATTGTTCCGCTACGAAGCCCTGCAACCTCCCAAGCATCATGACTTCGAGACTGTGAAGTCCCGCGCGGGGGATCTGCTCAAGCGCGATCTCAGCGACGAAGCATGGCGAAACCTGAACGAGCAACTGCGTAAGAAAGCGAAGATCGAGCTGAACACGGCGCGCTATCCTGCGCTCGCCAAAAAGGGGCCGGTTGCCACCAAGTAA
- a CDS encoding cytochrome c3 family protein, with the protein MKKIFKLSLAAASLALITGAASAGIVSTPHNLTATGANPGPGPNKQSTTEQICVFCHTPHAANTAATAPLWNKAIPASTGYTTYSTANSSTIDGNVLAVGSVSAACLSCHDGTQAMDNLVNAPGSGGLNAAGSDRGYNWTTGANKITGVANLGKDLTNDHPIGIQYCGGGLTGSGATVSGTCADTDFNAPTTKSINGSQVFWVDTTGAGTRSKNDIILYTRTFTNNATGPSVECASCHDPHTDKAGTNSDVNFMRVTTSGSKICLACHTK; encoded by the coding sequence ATGAAAAAAATCTTCAAGCTGTCGCTCGCAGCTGCCTCGCTCGCGCTGATCACAGGCGCCGCGTCGGCCGGCATTGTGAGCACACCGCACAACCTGACTGCGACGGGCGCGAATCCCGGCCCAGGCCCGAACAAGCAGAGCACCACCGAACAGATCTGCGTCTTCTGCCACACCCCGCACGCGGCAAACACGGCTGCCACTGCCCCCCTGTGGAACAAGGCGATTCCTGCCAGCACCGGTTACACGACCTATTCGACCGCCAACTCGTCGACGATCGACGGCAACGTCCTGGCTGTCGGTTCGGTCTCCGCAGCCTGTCTATCGTGCCACGACGGCACCCAGGCGATGGACAACCTCGTCAATGCTCCGGGATCGGGCGGCCTGAACGCTGCCGGCTCGGACCGCGGCTACAACTGGACCACGGGCGCGAACAAAATCACCGGCGTTGCCAACCTTGGCAAGGACTTGACCAACGACCACCCGATCGGCATCCAGTATTGCGGCGGCGGCCTGACCGGTTCGGGCGCCACGGTGAGTGGAACGTGCGCCGACACCGACTTCAACGCCCCGACGACGAAGTCGATCAATGGCTCGCAGGTCTTCTGGGTTGACACCACCGGTGCCGGCACCCGCTCGAAGAACGACATCATCCTCTACACCCGCACCTTCACGAACAATGCGACTGGCCCGTCGGTCGAGTGCGCGTCCTGCCACGATCCCCATACGGACAAGGCCGGCACGAACTCCGACGTGAACTTCATGCGCGTCACGACGTCGGGCAGCAAGATCTGCCTGGCCTGTCACACCAAGTAA
- a CDS encoding 6-bladed beta-propeller yields the protein MKLLTDRKTSMKAQRSTLTGSRLLALTLAASLALIAGCAEIGGEAPAARATGPLVFPGPPDDPRFVYERTITSSADVETDTSDDAFRRMVTGAQRTGHFLTKPYAVAVHQGRIFVSDTADRAVKVFDVAAAKYFTIGEEEPGQLVKPLGLDVDRSGRLYVADATQKMIFIYSRDGKFLRKIGGKELFDRISSVTVDPSGQRIYVVDIGGVKSENHRVRVFETATGRHVMDIGKRGIGPGEFNLPRDMAIGKDGRLYVVDGGNFRVQIFNPDGTHHSSFGSVGRQLGNFARPKEIATDKNGNVYVADAAFGNFQIFDPEGELLMFIGNRSEQGGPAQYILPSGIAIDDDGRIFFVDQWFSKIDVFRPYDLPADQGFLVNRATGSKR from the coding sequence ATGAAATTGCTTACTGACCGCAAGACTTCCATGAAGGCACAACGCTCAACCCTCACGGGCTCGCGCCTTCTCGCCCTTACGCTCGCCGCCAGCCTCGCCCTGATCGCCGGGTGCGCCGAAATCGGAGGCGAAGCACCGGCAGCACGCGCCACCGGCCCGTTGGTATTCCCCGGCCCGCCTGATGACCCGCGCTTCGTGTACGAACGCACGATCACCAGTTCGGCCGACGTCGAGACCGACACCAGCGACGACGCATTCCGGCGGATGGTGACAGGCGCCCAGCGCACGGGCCACTTCCTCACGAAGCCCTATGCCGTTGCCGTTCACCAAGGCAGGATTTTCGTATCGGACACTGCCGATCGAGCGGTGAAGGTCTTCGACGTCGCCGCCGCGAAATACTTCACCATCGGCGAAGAAGAGCCCGGTCAACTCGTCAAGCCGCTCGGACTCGACGTGGATCGTTCCGGACGGCTCTATGTTGCCGACGCCACGCAGAAGATGATTTTCATCTATAGCCGCGACGGCAAATTCCTGCGCAAGATCGGAGGCAAGGAGCTCTTCGACCGCATCTCGAGCGTCACCGTTGACCCATCTGGGCAGCGGATCTACGTCGTCGATATCGGCGGCGTCAAATCGGAGAACCACCGCGTACGGGTCTTCGAGACGGCAACGGGCCGACACGTCATGGACATCGGGAAACGCGGCATCGGCCCCGGCGAATTCAATTTGCCGCGGGACATGGCCATCGGCAAGGACGGGCGCCTGTATGTCGTCGACGGTGGCAATTTCCGCGTCCAGATCTTCAACCCCGACGGAACCCACCACAGCAGCTTCGGCTCAGTCGGCCGCCAACTCGGCAACTTCGCCCGCCCGAAGGAGATCGCGACCGACAAGAATGGCAACGTCTACGTCGCCGACGCAGCCTTCGGCAACTTCCAGATCTTCGACCCGGAAGGCGAACTGCTGATGTTCATTGGCAACCGCTCCGAACAGGGCGGCCCGGCCCAATACATCCTGCCATCCGGTATCGCCATCGACGACGACGGCCGGATCTTCTTCGTCGATCAGTGGTTCTCCAAGATCGACGTTTTCCGCCCCTACGACCTTCCGGCGGACCAGGGCTTCCTGGTGAATCGCGCAACCGGTTCCAAACGCTGA
- a CDS encoding cytochrome c3 family protein has product MQTTHLPPPIRLFTTLLALLTLTSICSFPAMGQRIDMRTSKHNLVQIEGSGGVDPRQICVFCHTPTDTNTDDAARPKWQSSVPKDGVFPMFDDIGRLGREGNEAIGSQSVACLSCHDSSQAFGIAGRSLDHPFAVPYRGALTPEQRKQIREELQRAGKLINTAKQIKFDDGFRQARRGVVDNRPVWWVSKDNSSAQRGRLDVPLYVRIDQEDQTEIPFVECASCHDPHTVRPLFLRTESNPSDLCLTCHVK; this is encoded by the coding sequence GTGCAAACCACGCACCTCCCGCCGCCGATCCGACTCTTCACGACGCTGCTCGCGCTTCTCACCCTGACCTCGATCTGCAGCTTTCCGGCGATGGGGCAACGGATCGACATGCGCACCAGCAAGCACAATCTCGTCCAGATCGAAGGCAGCGGAGGTGTCGACCCGCGCCAGATCTGCGTCTTTTGCCATACCCCGACCGACACGAACACCGACGATGCGGCCCGACCGAAGTGGCAAAGCTCGGTGCCGAAGGACGGCGTCTTCCCAATGTTCGACGACATCGGTCGACTCGGGAGAGAAGGCAACGAAGCCATTGGCTCACAGTCTGTCGCCTGCCTATCGTGCCACGACTCGTCCCAAGCTTTCGGAATCGCTGGCAGAAGCCTCGACCACCCTTTCGCAGTCCCGTATCGGGGCGCCCTGACGCCCGAGCAGCGCAAGCAGATCCGCGAAGAGCTGCAGCGTGCCGGCAAGCTGATCAACACGGCAAAGCAAATCAAGTTCGACGACGGCTTTCGCCAGGCCCGACGTGGCGTTGTCGACAACCGCCCGGTCTGGTGGGTTTCCAAGGACAACTCATCTGCCCAGCGCGGCCGCCTTGACGTCCCGCTCTACGTACGCATTGATCAGGAAGACCAAACGGAAATCCCATTCGTCGAATGCGCGAGCTGCCACGACCCCCATACGGTGCGCCCACTATTTCTCCGCACGGAGAGCAACCCCAGCGACCTGTGCCTTACCTGCCACGTCAAGTGA
- a CDS encoding c-type cytochrome, with product MKHLLAPAGLALLVVSTNVSAADGKAVYTQICRACHATGVAGAPILGDRDAWAARVPAGLEALQQSALRGKGGMPPKGGNPGLADSQVKAAVEYMVSQSR from the coding sequence ATGAAACACCTCCTTGCACCTGCCGGCCTGGCGCTCCTCGTCGTGTCAACCAATGTTTCGGCTGCCGACGGCAAGGCGGTTTATACTCAAATTTGTCGCGCCTGTCATGCGACGGGGGTCGCTGGCGCCCCGATTCTCGGCGACAGGGATGCTTGGGCAGCGCGCGTGCCGGCCGGGCTCGAGGCACTGCAACAGTCGGCGCTCCGGGGCAAGGGCGGAATGCCTCCCAAGGGCGGCAATCCAGGACTCGCAGATAGTCAGGTCAAAGCCGCGGTCGAATACATGGTTTCGCAGTCTCGCTAG
- a CDS encoding c-type cytochrome: protein MNQKRQFTQVLRACVLGVGAALSFGASGSTIKADVLYHEYCSVCHGDRGDGNSRAMKSLNPPPRDLTKAGTALPRDYILHVITNGKPNTAMVGYKSRLNAEQLAALADYVHNDIVNRGAAISAGMIKGISGTSGTTGGTGTANPAPDAAGKAPVPPIAAPLPPVKPVAPDERADMSAPFPSGLKGDAAKGQAFYDKNCAECHGVKGDGQGPRAYFIRPVPRDFLNERSRLTLNRPTIYAAVFFGRNGTEMPAWSKVLSEQEMANVSEYVFQAFIRSGEKAAKAK, encoded by the coding sequence GTGAATCAGAAGAGGCAATTCACGCAGGTCCTGCGCGCTTGCGTGCTTGGTGTTGGCGCGGCGCTGAGTTTCGGCGCGAGCGGCAGCACGATCAAGGCGGATGTGCTTTACCATGAGTACTGTTCCGTGTGCCACGGGGACCGGGGTGATGGAAATTCCCGGGCGATGAAGAGCCTGAACCCCCCCCCGCGGGATCTGACCAAGGCGGGCACGGCTCTTCCGCGTGACTACATTCTTCATGTCATCACGAATGGCAAGCCGAACACGGCGATGGTCGGTTACAAATCCCGCTTGAATGCGGAGCAACTGGCTGCATTGGCCGACTATGTTCACAACGACATCGTGAACCGCGGGGCGGCGATTTCGGCGGGGATGATCAAGGGGATCTCCGGGACCTCCGGGACGACCGGCGGAACTGGGACCGCGAACCCGGCGCCCGATGCGGCCGGAAAGGCCCCGGTGCCGCCGATCGCTGCGCCCTTGCCACCGGTGAAGCCGGTGGCACCTGACGAGCGGGCTGACATGAGCGCGCCGTTTCCGTCGGGGCTGAAAGGCGACGCAGCCAAGGGGCAGGCGTTTTACGACAAGAATTGCGCTGAATGCCACGGCGTGAAGGGGGATGGCCAAGGGCCTCGTGCCTATTTCATCCGTCCGGTGCCGCGCGACTTCCTGAATGAGCGTTCGCGTCTGACGCTGAATCGTCCGACCATCTACGCGGCCGTTTTCTTCGGCCGCAACGGGACCGAGATGCCGGCATGGAGCAAGGTATTGAGCGAGCAGGAAATGGCCAACGTCTCGGAATACGTGTTCCAGGCCTTCATTCGTTCGGGTGAGAAGGCTGCCAAGGCGAAATGA